A single genomic interval of Heteronotia binoei isolate CCM8104 ecotype False Entrance Well chromosome 11, APGP_CSIRO_Hbin_v1, whole genome shotgun sequence harbors:
- the HPRT1 gene encoding hypoxanthine-guanine phosphoribosyltransferase: MPGAQTMEVIERLWIIISKEDICPYLFLVSFQIGDDEQGYDLDLFCIPKHYADDLEKVYIPHGLIMDRTERLAREIMKGMGGHHIVALCVLKGGYKFFADLLDYIKALNRNSDKSIPMTVDFIRLKSYCNDQSTGDIKVIGGDDLSTLTGKNVLIVEDIIDTGKTMKTLLSLLKQYNPKMVKVASLLVKRTPRSVGYRPDFVGFEVPDKFVVGYALDYNEYFRDLNHICVISETGKQKYKA, from the exons ATGCCTGGAGCTCAGACTATGGAAGTGATTGAAAG ACTGTGGATCATTATTAGTAAGGAAGATATCTGCCCTTACCTTTTTCTGGTTTCCTTTCAGATTGGAGATGATGAACAGGGGTACGACTTAGATTTGTTCTGTATACCAAAACATTATGCAGATGATCTGGAAAAAGTCTACATTCCTCATGGACTTATTATGGACAG GACAGAGAGGTTGGCGCGAGAAATAATGAAGGGCATGGGAGGGCATCACATTGTTGCACTCTGTGTGCTTAAGGGGGGCTACAAGTTCTTTGCTGACTTGCTGGACTACATCAAAGCCCTGAACCGAAACAGTGACAAGTCCATTCCTATGACTGTAGACTTCATCAGGTTGAAAAGCTATTGT AACGACCAGTCAACTGGTGATATAAAAGTAATTGGTGGTGATGACCTCTCAACGCTAACTGGGAAG AATGTCTTGATTGTAGAA gATATAATTGACACTGGTAAGACAATGAAAACCCTCCTGTCTCTGCTCAAACAGTACAATCCAAAGATGGTAAAGGTAGCAAG CTTATTGGTCAAAAGAACACCTCGAAGTGTGGGATACAGACCTGACT TTGTTGGATTTGAAGTGCCAGACAAGTTTGTTGTGGGATATGCTCTAGATTATAACGAATACTTCAGAGATTTGAAT CATATTTGTGTGATAAGTGAAACTGGGAAACAGAAATACAAGGCATGA